TTTTAACTAATTGTTAGCTTATTGGATTGTCATATacatttcaagttttaaatttaagcTTTTACATAGGCCTAGATAACGCACTTGTTACAAGGCTATATGTAGCTACTTGAAGTATGATATGAAATGAATTCAAtgtatttttatgacaatattTGCGCCAACGCAGGATGTAGCAATACACAAGATGAATAGCGACCTGGATGAATTCCGCGCATATTGAGCCTTTGACTGCACTAATTTATAGACAGGAGCTGAATAAGTGATTTGAAGATAAGGATGACACTCACATAGAATGTAGGTTGGGCCGACTAGTGGCCTTCACTCTCGCTAGTAGTCCGGCTTTTGCTGCGACCCTCAGGCTCCACATAGTCATCGGGCTGGGCCTCTCGTGGCTTCCCATAACCGAATATGGACGAGTTGCGCATCTTGTCGCTCACGGCAGCAACGCTTGCGTCTTCGACTGGTTTGGTTCTCGGCAGCAGTTTTAGCCTTGGTCTACTAGCCAATGACTCTAcaaattgaaataaaacatgCTGCGAATACATAACATACATAACCTTCTCATTAGATTTTCACCACAAATCGTTATATAAATTTCTTTCATAGGAATAAAGAAAATGGTGGATAATTACGGAATTTTTCTTTAGGCAACAACTGTTCAAAAATACTAAGTAGTTCACCATGTATGTAGACCTGTGTCTTATATCAgagaagcagttctcaaatgaAGAACATTTGATATCCAGATATTATTGCAGATATCATTGCAGATTACCCTAAGGTACAAGACTACACTATCTCTAAGTTTATCTGATCACGATGAAGATTTAGTGCCGCTTCAACTAGATAACGATGTTAAACAGGTGCTTATAGTATCTTGGGTCTAACAGGGAACTCGCTCTTTCTCTCGAAGCAATAAGGATTTTCAgttaaataaatgtaaaaagcTTGGAATTTTGAAGCCTGCATTGCATATTATCACTTGTAGGCTGACATTGTTAGGGTAAGTAAACGACCAACACATTAAACTTCAAGGAAGTAAAGCAATCAAATACAAGTTATCTTGATAAAAAAGGCATGCGTAGACTCGGGCTGCTGAAATAAAAGGAGTCTATAGACCTTCTGTGACTGACGTGTCGCTATGCATTGACTTTATATTTTAGAAGATGATTTGTAAAACATAGTATTCCAACTCCAATGGGTTAAGAGAAAACTGAAAAGTTTCATTGGAGGCCCTTGCTCAAGTTGGAGGAATGAACAGCCCATCTGTTTGATGACAATCCGCGTATAGTGTATCAAGGTAATAGAAAGGGGGCATGCTGACATGGAGACAAGAGCTGACGGTAACAAAATGAGGGGATAGCTAATCCTGAGGTGTACAAAACTTGTGCTAAAACTTAAGAATACAGAACGTGTATTTGTTTAAAGAATACCTTGCCTATCCCCAAGCAAATTTAAAAATGCTCAACTTACTCACGTAAccaaaacgtttttatgaaTCTCGTGTGTCCATCGGCACTAGACTAAGCCACTAAAAAGGCAAAAAACAAAACGTTTCGTGTAAAAACCTTCAACGATGAAAACATGCCTCAGTTTGTCAAGAATTCAGACTAGTGACAGGCTATTAGGAATACTTAGTGCATATGTTTGCAACCAATTAATTGGTTCTATTTTTTGTAGATTAAGAGTCGCATAAGGCATGCTCCAAGGATTAGAGGCATTATCAACAATAAATTATGTCACAGTGAACATTAGACTTAAGACAGTaagaaaatttttcaaacacccAGCACAGCATGGTAGTACCATTGGTTTCACTGATGACTACATCTTCTGTTGACACTCTGTCCATCTAGTGAGATATAGATCATCATCAACATACCGGAcaaatataacacaaaaaataaCTAAACAAGCAGCTGTATTGCCTGATAGAGTATGCGTCAATAGGTCACCCATGGTCATGGGTCAATAGGTCACGAGTGTTGAAAAGGAACCAAATGGCAGTGGGTGCATCAACTTTGTCAACTGTTCAGCTTGTGacacaaattttgcaaaatCATTGAGCTTTAATTCCAATAGAACTGAGCCTGAGGTCTTAGCAGCTTATGCTACATTGTAAGAACATATTGACAAAAGTCAGAGTTACCTGGTGAAGGTTCTCTAAATTCCTCATGGTTGGAGTCACGTCTTGGCCTTCTACCATATCCAAATTCATCTCCCCTGCGATTCCTATCATCCTGATAGCCACCTGCTTGCCCATTGTACTGTCTGGGACCACCCCTACCTGAGTAAATTCAAAATGATGTCTGAAGACCAAAACTATTCTAAGCAATCGAACATTATCAACATTTGCCAAAGATGCTCTAGCGATATAATGAAAATTACTGTAGTTCCACCTGCATATTCAAACCTTTATCAATATTAATTTCTCCACATGTTGTCAGCTACCAAGTGCTCACTGCAACTAGTGAAAATTTGCGCTGATCTCTAACAAGCCATTAgtgaaaacttaaaaaactaataaattatGAGACAGTGTACTGAAACACAAGTTCACTTCTATTAACAGTACAGTGGTACCCTGAGACACGAATTTAATTCCTTCTATAACCATGTTTGTATGTCAGCAAATTCGTATCTCAAAGCACAATTTCCAATCTAATATGCATTAATGCGATACAACAATAAGAAACCACCCCAAAATacagttaaataaaatataatacaatgtatcaaaaattagtaacaaaatagtatgttaaccttggcAACTGTagctacctacagtaacttttgtgtatttagtggccatgatctgcaataaaatgtaacattacaatgtactttgTGTAGTacataccgtagggagttctcaCTTTCGAGACAGATtaataacataaacgttgaatttacttgaatgaatttatcttactaaacacatacttaatgccaagttttagtatgtattttactaaatgaAACTTCATCTTTATcatctgtttctggtttcgttttctactataacttatagcagATAATGCTGAATCGTGAGAGATCAAGCgagcattgtatctctttcagCCGCTGTGGAAGcgatttcggcgaatagcatatcagcatcttcATTATTTTGACGTATTCAGCAgtgacggccaaattttaatttgagagaaattttcaattcatatctcaaatttttcGTCGCGCGTCACAACAAAATTGTTAGAAATTTTCTTGACAAATCTCAAATTAATCGTATGTTGGGACAATCATATCCCAAGGTACCACTGTATTAGGTAATTCATTTTAAATCTTATTATTCATTTGGCAAAAACCAACATTTTgccatatttttataatataaaagtcCATGAACAtcactttatacacttcacttATCAAGTGTCACTTTAAACCTGTTAGCGATGTAGAACTTGGGTTTAACTCTACTCCAACAAATGCTAGGCAAAATAGCAAGGGCATTACCTTATGAGTATTGATCTGGAACAGCTGCATATTGATTGATATTGATTGTAAAACAAACAGCTTATCAAGTTATCGTACAAGGTATGACAGCTGCAGTCtcgaaattaaaaaaaaaaagttACCAGACAGGCAACCTGAATTTATTAAAACAAGTGAAACAATTCATAACAGCCACAAtccataaatttttaataatttgaataataatatgttacaaaaacagCTCATTCAAAATTTACATATTAAACTCTTCTAAAAAGATGAAAGCAACCTAATTTGCAAAAATTCTTGAGATGCACTTCCTTCATTAGCTACAGATTACAGTTTTTGTACTTTGTGATTTACCAGAAGCACTATCATTAGCCACTACCAGGATTACAAAAAATGCAATGGATAATTGTTTTTACCAAATGCCTGCACTACGAGAGAGCTAAACAAATGTCACATTTTCCGTAAACAACGAGTGCAAACTTATTGCATTTAGACATTTGTGTTGATTTGTCAATCTTCAAGAGTCAGCTATAAGTACAAAGGCATGATGAGGCATGATGAGCAATAACAGGCTTACTATTCAAACAATAATTCAAAGATAATTTAGCTCCACCTACATTTTTGTTGAAGATGCTTAATCATTGTGTACTGTGAGCTTTTTTGTAATTGCTATagtaaagtacatgtagctTGATAAAGCTTGCAAAGCTTTCATTTTGAGACCAGGTGCTACATATGTACATCGATCAGAGGAACTGGTCAGGTGCAATCTGAGGGCACTAAGGTGAGCAGACGGTATTATCTATGTTCCTTAAGGTGGTCAAAAACCAGTGTACTGTACAGCTTGTGCGTATTCAACTGGTTGTGGTGGGAGATGGCAACTAGACATCAGTTTTGTGAGTGTTACAAACAAGCAAAAGGTAAGTGGGAGTGTTAAAAATTCTGAATCGTTGTGTACTGTGAGCTTTTGCATTTGCTATCTCTGATGCACATGTAGCTTGATAAAGCTTGCAGAGTTGTTTGTTGAAGCTGAGAGCTAAATACATCAGCTAGCGAGTGTGTTTCAGACAGAGCCGTTGCTCCAAAATCTTTTGTTGCGGAGACAACTCTGAACTAGATACTTCGCCTACCGAGAATTTGCCTCCGAAGATTCTTTTTAATCTAGTGACTAAAAACAAAATGGTTTTCTAGGATCACTAGCAAATTCGTCAAGCATTACACTCATCCCATATGGTGATTACATTTTAAGAAAGTATGTCATTTGGATTTACTATTAGTTAACATGTAAGGGGAGTACTCTTTTCATAGCAGTAGTGTCTGTTTATCTCTCAAATAGTATGATGACATTTAGCAATTTCCATGTCGCACACGCTGCCTCAAGACAGTAAATGTATCGGAGCATCCTGGCAAAAATGGTGTCGGAGGAGAGGTTAGTGTGACAGGCGAAGGACAAGTTCATAATTAGAGAGCAAGAAGAGTCCAGCTTACTCCTAGATGTTTGAAGTTACATtattttgtgcaaaaatatgTTATACCAACCAGCGCTTTTCGATTTTCTATGTGTACTCCTCTGAAAACACGCAGGACCAAAATGTATCATTGACCCGAGCTATGTAATGAGCAATCGTTGGGCTTACACACACCTATACACTTACAGTTATCCTTTACATGTCATGTTCAGTAATAGGTAAGAGTCCAGCTTACCCCTTCGGTCAAAGTCCCTTTGTTGATCAAAGCCTTCCCGGCCGCCATCTCTGAAACCGCCACCGCCACCTCCTCCTCTCATATTATTGAAGCCACCTCTGTTACCACCTCTGCCTCTCCCCCTGTCATTGCGCCTGTCTTGAGCAATATCAACTCTGATATGTTTATCCTCGAAGACCTGCAAGGGAAGTACTGATGAGAGCAACAAGAGCAAGAATGCTGGTATTACATGTAAGAGGCAGGCATTTACTGTAAAAGTACTAGTTGAGTACTACTTACTTACGTACAAGCACTGCGAAACACATGAAAGAGATTATGGGAAGACGACAGGAAACCTGACAGAGTTCACAGAATTTAAGTTAAAAGGACTGGGCCGATAACAGAGCAGAGTAGATTGCTTCTAGATACGTGAAAAGAAACAAGGAAAGACAATCACACTTGTAATTTAAACACATCGGCACAATGAAATAATGAAGAGAATTTGGTACAGTGATGGATACACAAAAGCTGAAAGCATATAGGGACTATgaactgctaaaaataaaattcaagaaAAAGGTAAGAAAGAAGCTCAGATGAAACGGATAAAATACGGTAAAGGATGATGAATGTTAAATGGGACAAAGTAAAGTTGCCAAGAAAGAGTAGACCGTGAGAAAGTGGAAGAAATTTtttaattgcaaagttttaagTACATTTTTAGACATTTTTCACCGCATTACATGATCATCAACAACAAATGTGCTGAATTCGCGCGCATACTTTACGCGCACGAATTCAGCACAAACTGTGAATTATGCATAGGTTCATCAATAATTCACAGCTTGACAAAAATGGATCCAAATCATGAAAGAAGATTGATTCTACACATTGATATATGGAATGATTGCCAAACTGAATTATTAAGACAATTTTAAGCATGGTTGGTCCATAGCAATAAAAGAACATGACAAAATGGTTAAACCACAACCGGGTGACTAAAACAAATGATTTGAGTGAATGCAATGCAAAAAGCAACTCGGAAGCCATGAGACAAGGGGCAATAGACTGGAGCGAAAGAGATTGACTACTTACCGCACCATCATACTCCAGGGCTTCCACGAGCGACTGCGGATCAGCAAACTCCACATAGGCAAAGCCTACAACCAGAGCGCAGTATCAGCAAAATTACTAACAGCCAGGCATTTCCATGCAAGATGCATCAAAAGATGGAAGACGACGAAAACACTGATTAGTTAAGTTTTGCTTGGTTACATACAATATGTTGCTAGCAATTTCAACATGGAAAAAATTACTACTGAAAAAACAAAAGGAGTACAACAGCTCACCTTTGAATTCATCAGTGTCTCTGTCTCTCACTAGCCTCACGCTGATTATCTAAAACAAGAAGAGCCTCAAAGCTATAGCAATCGAACCTACAGGAGCCAAACAGTGAAAACATCACCAAATCATACAGACACTTGTCTAGTTACAACCACAGACGCTTGTAGAATACTTGTAGAGTACTTGTAGAATACTGACCGACTGGTTTTCAAAAACCTTCTCGATATCTCCCTGAACCAGCCCCGCCGGCAAGTTGCCAACATATGCCTTGTATGGAGCCTCTGTTGGAAATTGTTTCTGTTGTCGACCTCCTCGTCCACCACCTCGgctacaaaatataaatttaagaTCGGGTCTCAAAGGAAAAGCAAAACAGCGAAACTGGT
Above is a window of Watersipora subatra chromosome 3, tzWatSuba1.1, whole genome shotgun sequence DNA encoding:
- the LOC137391108 gene encoding eukaryotic translation initiation factor 4H-like; the encoded protein is MADFYQNYNSGGYEDRRGYDNRRGGGRGGRQQKQFPTEAPYKAYVGNLPAGLVQGDIEKVFENQSIISVRLVRDRDTDEFKGFAYVEFADPQSLVEALEYDGAVFEDKHIRVDIAQDRRNDRGRGRGGNRGGFNNMRGGGGGGGFRDGGREGFDQQRDFDRRGRGGPRQYNGQAGGYQDDRNRRGDEFGYGRRPRRDSNHEEFREPSPESLASRPRLKLLPRTKPVEDASVAAVSDKMRNSSIFGYGKPREAQPDDYVEPEGRSKSRTTSESEGH